The genomic DNA TGATGCTATTCAAGGTGTCGGTCTTGGAATGATTCTGCTTCAGGTGAGTTTTAATTTACTCCATGCTGTAGTCCTCGTCTGACCAATTATGATAGACACTCTCCCGTCTCCATGTTTGTGCTACGCTGGCGCTGGCACAAGTCATTGGTAGTATTTGTGTCATGGTTGCCCGTGCAACCGCACCAAACCGAATTGGGCCTGGTAGTGTGTTCCCCGACGCCGCCAAATGGGACTTCTCTGGTGAGTAGTCACGTGTAAGCTTGGTTTACTCCGACTCACCCAACCTCACAGATGGCCTTTCGGGAAGCCCAATGGCATCAGCACCATTCTGGATCGCATTGGTCTCTCAGCTCATTATTGTATTTGGGTATTTCTGGTTCTACCGAAAGGAGCAATTGTCTCGCCCATAATCCTTTCGTTCCTTGCAATTTTATGCCTCGATCATGTCCATATTAAACTCTCGCATAGTCTCTCTCTCTGATCCCTCATAGAATTTGGCTGCTACCTCTGTTATCTTACCAGTCGGACTCTTTGTTGCCTTTTTGCCATATTGTCGGTTACTAGTTACTTCAAAATCAATGGACAGTTTTATTTGACATCGTACCCGTAAGATACCCAGCAAAGAACTATTTTCTGAAAACAAAGTGCAATGACGCTAAGGCCGACTCAAAACAAGGGGTGGGATTCTGAATGATCGTAATCAATGACCCTTCACTTGCTCCTCCAACCATGTCCACAGTTTCTCTGCAACTTTCCCATCACGGGCACCTGGAGGCATAACTCCTACTTGGGCCCAAGGAACTAGGAACTATTGTCCATTATAAGTAGCACGCAAATTATTATACATAGTGTACTACTAAAACCCAAGTAACCACTTGCCTTTCCGTTATGCTCCAATCCCTCGGGCATAGTTCCGGCCCAAAGCTGGGTGAGCGCACCTTGGCTTGCAGGGTATACGATTAAGGCCTTCCTCAATATGTTAGTCCCCTCGGTACTGGTTTATTCAATGAAACTCGACCCACGACGGCTTTCGCGAATAAGCGCGGTACATATCGAAAGAGTTCGGATTGTATGACTCCTAGGAAGAACGTTGATGACTATCTGTTGGTGATCCTAAGTACATACCTGGGTGCACTGAGCATGCTACAATTCCCTGTTCCTCATAACGCTTGGCTAATTCGTTTGAAAAAAGCACGTTGCCCTGTAAACTCAAGTCAAACCTTTGGCATCCCGAATATTTAATCATAACTCTGGCTTACTAGTTTGCTCTGACAATAAAGGAACCTGGTCCCTGCCTTTTTGCATGCTTTTTGGCTGGCCATGTCTGTGCCCAACGTTTCCCAAACAATACTACCCTTCCAAATAGCAAAAGCAGCCATACTTGAAGTAGTGACTACTCTCGCGTGTCCGCCTACGAGGGTAAAAATAGGCGTTAGGTGCATATGACTATTCACGCTTACCGGCAACTGGAGAATTCCTGGCCGTGTGAATCAAAGTTGTTAACAGTAAAGAGGTAAAGTAATGCCCTAGTGTATTAGTCCCAAATTGCAGGTCATATCCATCAACTGTTCGCAGTTCTACTGGAGGTTCCAGAACCCCTCTAAGTAATCCAAGTGTTATCATCGACGTTTAGATGTAACCATAATTAGTTACATACGCATTATTGAAGAGTATATGTAACTCTTTCTCTTTGCTACTTTCAACTGAGCATCAATCTGGTGCTCAAAACTCCGACTTACCTCATGAACTCTTCAGCAGCCTCCCGAACTGAATCGAGGTTGGCAAGGTCTAGCTCGAGAAAAATAGGACTTTTTCCGTTTGTTTCTCGTTCTAGCCATTGGATGGCTTCGTCTGCTCTGGCTTTGCTCCGGGCAGCGAGGTAGACTTTGGCATTTTTG from Rhizoctonia solani chromosome 16, complete sequence includes the following:
- a CDS encoding short chain dehydrogenase, coding for MTFPSKSLFSVDQIPDLTGQVTIVTGGNTGIGKETCKASRFLPCAASISEADQFKVLLLKNAKVYLAARSKARADEAIQWLERETNGKSPIFLELDLANLDSVREAAEEFMSKEKELHILFNNAGVLEPPVELRTVDGYDLQFGTNTLGHYFTSLLLTTLIHTARNSPVAGGHARVVTTSSMAAFAIWKGSIVWETLGTDMASQKACKKAGTRFLYCQSKLGNVLFSNELAKRYEEQGIVACSVHPGVIQSELFRYVPRLFAKAVALIVYPASQGALTQLWAGTMPEGLEHNGKASGYLGFSIPWAQVGVMPPGARDGKVAEKLWTWLEEQVKGH